A section of the Roseivirga sp. BDSF3-8 genome encodes:
- a CDS encoding pseudouridine synthase, with protein sequence MRGKQGNYRGKRNEGKKNHSDDDRPNDGKGYQKGKRKPYRSNDDTEGFERKDNRKPGKRSKKRPFADNAPKGNRPAYEKSDKIKKAEAKYASKGKGKGKRRPEPSKKPEQGTRLNKYIANAGVCSRRDADKLIAAGDIKVNNTVITEMGFRVNKGDKVTYKGKKLKNEKPVYVLLNKPKDFITTTDDPQQRKTVMDLVSQAGDERIFPVGRLDRQTTGLLLLTNDGELAEKLAHPANNIKKVYQVDLDKPITENDFKAIQEGIKLDDGPVEVDEVVVLDKDRQILGLEIHIGRNRIVRRLFEHLGYDVVRLDRVYYAGLTKKDLSRGHWRYLTEEEVIRLKYLR encoded by the coding sequence ATGAGAGGAAAACAAGGCAATTACAGAGGCAAAAGAAACGAAGGGAAGAAAAATCACTCAGATGATGACAGGCCCAACGATGGCAAAGGATATCAGAAAGGCAAACGAAAGCCTTACCGGAGCAATGATGATACCGAAGGTTTTGAACGTAAAGACAACCGGAAGCCAGGAAAAAGAAGCAAGAAAAGACCATTTGCCGATAATGCTCCGAAAGGCAACCGGCCAGCCTACGAAAAATCAGATAAAATAAAAAAGGCGGAAGCTAAGTACGCCTCGAAAGGGAAGGGCAAAGGCAAGCGAAGGCCTGAACCTTCCAAAAAACCAGAGCAAGGCACCAGGCTTAATAAGTACATTGCTAATGCAGGTGTCTGCAGCAGGCGTGATGCTGACAAGCTAATAGCCGCCGGAGACATTAAGGTAAATAATACGGTAATCACCGAAATGGGCTTTCGGGTAAATAAGGGTGATAAGGTTACTTACAAGGGCAAAAAGCTGAAAAATGAGAAACCGGTGTATGTGCTTCTCAATAAGCCTAAAGACTTTATCACTACTACTGACGACCCTCAGCAGCGCAAAACAGTTATGGATCTGGTGAGTCAGGCAGGGGATGAAAGAATATTTCCTGTAGGTAGACTCGATAGACAAACCACAGGTCTCCTTTTACTTACCAATGATGGAGAGCTAGCCGAAAAACTCGCCCACCCGGCCAACAACATTAAGAAGGTATACCAGGTAGACCTGGATAAACCCATCACTGAAAATGACTTTAAGGCCATACAGGAGGGTATAAAGCTTGATGATGGCCCTGTAGAGGTGGATGAGGTAGTTGTCCTGGATAAGGATCGCCAGATACTTGGTCTGGAAATCCACATAGGGAGAAACCGCATTGTAAGGCGACTATTTGAGCATCTGGGTTACGATGTGGTACGTCTGGATCGGGTTTATTATGCAGGCCTCACAAAAAAAGACCTGTCACGCGGACATTGGCGCTACCTGACTGAGGAAGAAGTGATAAGACTTAAGTATCTTCGCTGA
- the scpB gene encoding SMC-Scp complex subunit ScpB, with amino-acid sequence MDFLQNHIEALVFCSPNPLQADEIRSCLSEMFEADVPEDDISRALKNIEEKYSAEDYSFQIFHVGGGFQFMTKPAYQASISILLKQQSKKRLSTSALETLSIIAYKQPVTKGQMEQIRGVNCDYAVQKLLEKELVEIKGKSEGIGRPLLYGTTDKFMEYFGINSLRELPTLKDIQQEQNEIGDPQEQE; translated from the coding sequence GTGGATTTTTTACAAAATCATATTGAAGCACTTGTTTTCTGCTCTCCTAATCCGTTGCAGGCTGACGAGATCAGAAGTTGCCTGAGTGAAATGTTTGAGGCCGATGTCCCGGAGGATGATATTAGCAGGGCACTAAAAAATATTGAAGAAAAATATAGTGCCGAGGATTATTCATTTCAGATATTTCATGTGGGTGGTGGGTTTCAGTTCATGACCAAGCCTGCCTACCAGGCCAGTATTTCAATACTTCTGAAACAGCAGTCCAAGAAAAGGCTCTCTACATCTGCCCTGGAGACCCTGTCCATCATTGCTTATAAGCAGCCTGTGACTAAGGGGCAAATGGAACAGATCAGGGGAGTAAACTGTGATTATGCTGTTCAAAAGCTGCTAGAGAAGGAATTGGTGGAGATTAAAGGAAAGTCTGAAGGAATTGGCCGACCTCTGCTTTATGGAACTACTGATAAGTTTATGGAGTACTTTGGCATCAACAGCCTTAGGGAATTACCTACACTTAAGGATATCCAGCAGGAACAAAATGAAATCGGGGATCCTCAGGAACAGGAGTGA
- a CDS encoding TraR/DksA family transcriptional regulator, which produces MNEEVKTRTRYSDEELKEFEAVITEKLDKAKNELNYIKETLSRRNDSGTDNTAGNLKMLEDGADTIEKENLSQLAARQQKFITQLENALVRIKNRTYGICVDTGKLIQKERLMAVPHTMHSIEAKLAKRQ; this is translated from the coding sequence ATGAACGAAGAAGTAAAGACAAGGACCCGCTACTCTGATGAGGAGCTTAAAGAATTTGAAGCAGTTATCACCGAAAAGCTTGATAAGGCTAAAAATGAGCTGAACTATATCAAGGAAACGCTCAGCCGGCGGAACGACAGTGGTACGGACAATACAGCGGGCAACCTGAAGATGTTGGAAGATGGGGCTGACACGATTGAAAAAGAGAACCTCAGTCAGTTGGCGGCAAGACAACAAAAGTTTATTACACAGCTAGAAAATGCTCTTGTAAGAATTAAGAACCGGACGTATGGCATCTGTGTTGATACAGGTAAGCTTATTCAGAAAGAACGTCTAATGGCTGTGCCACACACTATGCACAGTATTGAGGCTAAATTAGCGAAAAGACAATAG
- the galE gene encoding UDP-glucose 4-epimerase GalE produces MRQKILVTGGAGYIGAHTASVLDKEGYEPVLLDNFSNSDRTLLSGLRKITGKQITFHEGDCNDRSLLHSIFQKEGDIAAVIHFAARRYVGESVEKPLYYYRNNVGSTITLLEVMLEHGVSDFVFSSSCTVYGQPDELPVTEDTPRKPAESPYGNTKKICEDIIQDTVLSGQPIKAAILRYFNPIGTHPSHLMGEVPHGVPNNLIPFLTQAAVGVRPELVVFGDDYDTPDGSCIRDYIDIMDLAEAHVQALKFLRSTEANSLFEIFNLGIGEGKSVLELIKTFEKATGVSLNYKIGPRRPGDVEKVYANVDKASEVLLWKATRDMSESLYNAWQWQLRLGKH; encoded by the coding sequence ATGAGACAAAAAATACTGGTGACCGGCGGTGCCGGTTACATCGGCGCACATACTGCTTCGGTACTGGATAAAGAGGGGTACGAGCCCGTGCTACTGGATAACTTTAGCAATTCGGACAGAACACTCTTATCCGGCCTCCGGAAGATCACCGGTAAACAAATTACCTTTCATGAAGGAGACTGCAATGACCGCAGTCTCCTTCATTCTATTTTTCAGAAAGAGGGTGATATCGCTGCAGTCATTCATTTCGCTGCCAGAAGGTATGTGGGAGAATCTGTGGAAAAGCCCCTTTATTACTATAGAAATAATGTAGGCTCTACGATTACCCTTTTGGAGGTAATGCTTGAGCATGGTGTAAGTGATTTTGTATTCTCTTCCTCCTGCACTGTCTACGGCCAGCCGGATGAACTGCCGGTAACAGAAGATACCCCCCGAAAGCCAGCGGAAAGTCCTTATGGAAATACTAAAAAAATCTGTGAGGATATTATTCAGGATACAGTCCTTAGCGGACAGCCAATTAAGGCCGCTATCCTTCGCTATTTTAATCCTATTGGAACTCATCCATCACACCTCATGGGAGAGGTTCCTCACGGCGTACCAAACAACTTAATTCCATTCCTAACCCAGGCAGCAGTGGGAGTACGCCCTGAGCTAGTTGTATTCGGCGATGATTATGACACGCCAGATGGGTCGTGTATCCGCGACTACATCGATATCATGGATTTGGCGGAGGCACATGTACAGGCTCTCAAATTCCTTCGGTCTACTGAGGCTAATAGTCTTTTCGAAATATTTAACCTTGGCATCGGGGAAGGAAAAAGCGTACTGGAGCTAATAAAAACATTTGAAAAAGCTACCGGCGTATCTCTCAACTATAAGATTGGCCCCCGCCGCCCCGGTGATGTTGAAAAGGTTTATGCAAATGTAGATAAAGCCAGTGAAGTCCTACTATGGAAAGCCACAAGGGACATGAGCGAATCCTTGTACAATGCCTGGCAATGGCAGCTTCGCCTGGGTAAGCACTAG
- a CDS encoding UDP-glucuronic acid decarboxylase family protein — protein sequence MANKEKVLITGGAGFLGSHLCDRFLAEGYHVIAMDNLLTGSMDNIEHLMGRSDFEFYHCDVSKFVHVPGELKYILHFASPASPIDYLKMPIQTLKVGSLGTHNLLGLAKAKNARILVASTSEIYGDPMVHPQKEDYWGNVNPVGPRGVYDEAKRFQEAMTMAYHTFHGVETRIVRIFNTYGPRMRLNDGRALPAFISQALRGEDLTVFGDGSQTRSFCYVSDLVDGIYRLLLSDHPQPVNVGNPQEITIKQFAEEIIKLTGTDQKIVYKPLPKDDPKQRRPDITKAQEVLGWEPKVERSDGLKVTLEYFKEKILKGQQAPA from the coding sequence ATGGCCAATAAAGAAAAAGTATTGATCACAGGTGGAGCCGGATTTCTCGGCTCACACCTTTGCGACCGCTTTCTGGCGGAAGGGTATCATGTTATCGCTATGGATAATCTGCTTACAGGTTCCATGGATAACATAGAGCACCTGATGGGGCGCTCCGATTTCGAGTTTTACCACTGTGACGTTTCTAAATTCGTACACGTACCTGGTGAACTAAAGTATATCCTGCATTTTGCCTCACCTGCCAGCCCTATAGACTACCTGAAGATGCCTATCCAGACATTGAAGGTAGGATCCCTGGGCACTCATAACCTTCTTGGACTAGCAAAAGCTAAGAATGCGAGAATACTTGTAGCTTCTACTTCAGAGATCTATGGTGACCCAATGGTACACCCTCAAAAGGAGGACTACTGGGGAAATGTAAACCCTGTGGGGCCACGGGGAGTGTATGATGAAGCTAAGCGCTTTCAGGAAGCAATGACCATGGCTTACCATACTTTCCATGGCGTGGAAACCCGGATAGTAAGGATTTTCAATACGTATGGTCCGCGGATGAGACTGAATGACGGGCGCGCACTTCCTGCATTCATCAGCCAGGCACTTCGTGGCGAGGACCTGACAGTCTTTGGTGATGGCTCTCAGACAAGATCATTCTGCTATGTATCTGACCTGGTGGATGGTATTTACAGGTTATTACTTAGCGATCATCCTCAGCCTGTGAATGTGGGAAACCCTCAGGAAATTACTATCAAACAATTTGCAGAGGAAATCATTAAGCTGACTGGTACTGACCAGAAGATCGTTTACAAGCCCCTGCCTAAGGATGATCCAAAACAGCGCCGTCCAGATATAACCAAAGCACAGGAAGTGCTTGGCTGGGAGCCTAAGGTTGAGCGCTCTGATGGCCTGAAAGTAACTCTGGAGTACTTTAAAGAAAAGATCCTGAAGGGGCAACAAGCACCTGCATGA
- a CDS encoding UDP-glucose/GDP-mannose dehydrogenase family protein, with translation MKIAVVGTGYVGLVTGTCFAETGNHVTCVDIDERKVNKLNNGEITIYEPGLDVLFDRNIEQGRLKFTTDLKEGIEGAKVIFLALPTPPGEDGSADLQYVLKVASDLGPLLKDYAVIVDKSTVPVGTAEKVAAAIKEKCQCDFDVVSNPEFLREGVAVEDFMKPERVVVGTSSDRARKLMETLYAPLVRQGNPILFMDEKSAELTKYAANSFLATKITFMNEVANLCELVGADVDQVRRGIGTDSRIGKRFLFAGIGYGGSCFPKDVQAMAKSAKDASYDFRILKSVMEVNENQKTVLLNRMEEHFGGDLRGKRIAIWGLAFKPYTDDIREAPALLNIQALLDKGATVSAYDPEAMENVKEIMGDKISLEDSPYTTLEGADALMIMTEWPVFRTPDFDKIGSTLKNKLIFDGRNLYDVEDMEELGFEYYSIGRRQPKNGQ, from the coding sequence ATGAAGATAGCCGTAGTTGGAACTGGTTATGTCGGTCTCGTGACTGGCACTTGCTTCGCAGAGACCGGTAATCACGTTACTTGTGTGGATATTGACGAGAGAAAGGTCAATAAGCTGAATAATGGCGAAATCACCATTTACGAGCCTGGTCTTGATGTACTTTTTGACCGAAATATTGAACAGGGTCGTTTAAAATTCACTACTGACCTTAAAGAGGGGATCGAAGGCGCAAAGGTAATCTTCCTTGCTTTACCCACACCTCCCGGTGAAGATGGGTCTGCGGACCTTCAGTATGTGTTAAAAGTGGCTTCAGATCTGGGCCCACTTCTCAAGGACTATGCTGTAATTGTAGATAAAAGTACTGTACCTGTTGGTACCGCCGAAAAAGTCGCTGCTGCCATAAAAGAAAAATGTCAATGTGATTTTGATGTGGTTTCCAACCCTGAGTTTCTCCGTGAAGGTGTAGCGGTGGAGGATTTCATGAAACCTGAGCGTGTGGTGGTGGGCACCTCATCTGACAGAGCCCGTAAGCTAATGGAAACGCTTTATGCTCCGCTTGTACGCCAGGGTAACCCTATTCTCTTTATGGATGAGAAGTCTGCTGAGTTAACCAAATATGCAGCCAACTCTTTCCTTGCCACGAAGATCACCTTTATGAACGAGGTGGCTAACCTTTGCGAACTCGTAGGAGCAGATGTGGACCAGGTACGCCGTGGTATTGGTACGGATTCCCGTATCGGAAAGCGCTTCCTGTTTGCTGGTATTGGTTACGGAGGCAGCTGTTTCCCTAAGGATGTGCAGGCCATGGCTAAATCAGCCAAGGATGCCTCTTATGATTTCCGTATCCTCAAGTCGGTTATGGAGGTGAATGAAAACCAGAAAACTGTACTCCTTAACCGTATGGAGGAGCATTTTGGTGGTGACCTGAGGGGAAAAAGAATTGCTATCTGGGGCCTGGCCTTCAAGCCTTATACAGATGATATTCGTGAGGCTCCTGCCCTTCTTAATATTCAGGCACTTCTGGATAAAGGCGCTACTGTATCCGCTTATGATCCTGAAGCAATGGAAAATGTAAAAGAGATCATGGGCGACAAGATCAGCCTGGAAGATTCTCCTTACACCACGCTGGAAGGAGCTGACGCCCTGATGATCATGACTGAATGGCCTGTATTCCGCACGCCTGATTTTGATAAGATCGGCAGTACCCTAAAAAATAAGCTCATATTTGATGGCCGTAACCTGTATGATGTAGAGGATATGGAAGAACTGGGCTTTGAGTATTATAGTATAGGAAGAAGACAACCGAAAAATGGCCAATAA
- a CDS encoding acyl-CoA dehydrogenase family protein, whose product MDAVASESLSTATVAENQAMIAQMVKDFGDKEIKPYMREWDEKQHFPKDLFHKMGELGLMGVLVPHEYDGSGFGYHEYVTAILELSKIDPSIGLSMAAHNSLCTGHIFQFGSEAQKKKYLPKLATGQWIGAWGLTEPNTGSDAGNMKTVAVKDGDEYVLNGAKNFITHGISGDVAVVIARTGEPGDSHGMTAFIVERGTAGFKGGRKEDKLGMRASETAEMIFEDCRVPAENILGNVGDGFVQSLKVLDGGRISIAALSLGIAEGAFDAALQYSKEREQFGKSISKFQAIGFKLADLATKIEAAKLLTFRSAELKNQGKSVNKESAMAKYYASEVCVEASVEGVQIFGGYGFTKDYPAERYYRDSKLCTIGEGTSEIQKLVISRAILK is encoded by the coding sequence ATGGATGCAGTGGCTAGCGAAAGTCTGAGTACGGCTACAGTGGCTGAAAACCAGGCAATGATTGCCCAGATGGTGAAAGATTTTGGTGATAAGGAGATTAAACCTTACATGAGGGAGTGGGATGAAAAGCAGCATTTTCCCAAGGATCTTTTTCATAAAATGGGCGAACTCGGCCTTATGGGCGTACTCGTTCCTCATGAATACGATGGTTCTGGCTTTGGCTATCACGAATACGTAACTGCCATTCTTGAATTATCTAAAATTGATCCCTCGATAGGATTGAGTATGGCGGCACATAATAGTCTGTGTACGGGCCATATCTTCCAGTTTGGTAGTGAGGCTCAGAAGAAAAAGTATCTTCCGAAGTTGGCTACCGGACAGTGGATAGGCGCATGGGGCCTTACTGAACCTAATACTGGCTCTGATGCTGGTAATATGAAAACTGTGGCAGTAAAAGATGGTGATGAGTATGTTCTTAACGGGGCAAAAAACTTTATCACTCACGGGATCTCCGGTGATGTGGCGGTTGTGATTGCCCGTACCGGTGAGCCGGGAGACTCCCACGGTATGACCGCTTTTATTGTTGAAAGAGGAACCGCCGGGTTTAAAGGTGGCCGTAAAGAGGATAAGCTTGGTATGCGGGCTTCCGAAACAGCAGAAATGATTTTTGAAGACTGTCGGGTACCTGCCGAAAATATTCTTGGAAATGTAGGTGACGGATTTGTGCAGTCTCTCAAAGTTTTGGATGGTGGCCGCATATCTATAGCAGCCCTTAGCCTGGGAATTGCAGAGGGGGCTTTTGATGCTGCACTTCAATACTCCAAAGAGAGAGAACAGTTTGGTAAATCTATCAGTAAGTTCCAGGCCATTGGCTTTAAGCTTGCCGATCTGGCCACTAAGATTGAGGCGGCCAAATTACTCACCTTCCGTTCCGCCGAACTCAAAAATCAAGGCAAGAGTGTTAATAAGGAGTCAGCGATGGCTAAGTACTATGCCAGCGAGGTTTGTGTGGAAGCTTCAGTAGAAGGTGTGCAGATTTTTGGAGGGTATGGCTTTACGAAAGATTATCCGGCCGAACGCTATTATAGAGATAGTAAACTTTGTACAATAGGTGAGGGAACCAGTGAAATTCAGAAGCTGGTAATTTCAAGAGCCATCTTAAAGTAA
- the rpsU gene encoding 30S ribosomal protein S21, which produces MIVVNVKENESIEKALKRFKKKFERTGTLREVRSRNYFEKPSVRRRTERLKAAYRQKMASQENN; this is translated from the coding sequence ATGATCGTAGTTAATGTAAAAGAGAACGAGTCTATCGAGAAGGCACTCAAGCGTTTTAAGAAAAAGTTTGAAAGAACCGGCACGCTTAGAGAAGTTCGTTCACGTAACTACTTTGAAAAGCCTAGCGTAAGACGTCGTACTGAGCGTCTTAAAGCCGCTTATCGTCAAAAAATGGCTTCGCAAGAGAATAACTAA
- a CDS encoding tyrosine-type recombinase/integrase, with protein sequence MKFHGLEKDPTYKVRNVKTPKRLPSFAMEPEMADLLNPSVFSDDFSGWRDRLIIELLYCTGIRLSELTGLHEHAVDINKREIKVLGKRNKERIIPFPESLSPVISRYLDIKKVQNFKNEERFLIVNNSGKQSYPTMIYRVVKKYLELYSNAEKKSPHVLRHTFATHLLNKGADLNAVKELLGHANLAATQVYTHNTHEKLREIFKQAHPKA encoded by the coding sequence ATGAAATTTCATGGGCTTGAAAAAGACCCGACTTATAAGGTGAGAAATGTCAAAACCCCCAAAAGGCTTCCTTCTTTTGCAATGGAACCAGAAATGGCGGATCTTCTCAACCCTTCCGTTTTTTCTGATGATTTCAGTGGTTGGAGAGACCGCCTGATTATTGAGCTGCTTTACTGTACTGGAATAAGGTTGTCTGAACTGACCGGACTACATGAACATGCTGTGGATATTAATAAAAGAGAAATTAAAGTCCTTGGCAAGCGAAACAAAGAGCGAATCATCCCATTTCCCGAATCACTGTCGCCGGTAATAAGCAGGTACCTTGATATTAAAAAGGTTCAAAATTTTAAAAACGAAGAGAGGTTTTTAATCGTTAATAATAGTGGGAAGCAAAGCTATCCTACTATGATTTACCGGGTGGTGAAAAAATACCTGGAATTATATTCCAATGCTGAAAAAAAGAGCCCTCACGTGTTGAGGCATACATTTGCCACCCACCTTTTGAATAAGGGGGCGGATTTAAATGCAGTGAAAGAGTTGCTGGGACATGCAAATTTAGCTGCCACTCAAGTGTATACTCATAACACCCACGAAAAGCTCAGAGAAATTTTTAAGCAGGCCCACCCGAAAGCATAA
- the hpf gene encoding ribosome hibernation-promoting factor, HPF/YfiA family — MRLQMHSIHFDADQKLLDFIQKKADKLDTFYDRIVDGEVFLKLDKNETNENKVVEIKLNIPGQQLFAKEKSGSFEAATDMVIEALRRQLKKHKEKQMTH; from the coding sequence ATGAGATTACAAATGCATTCCATTCACTTTGATGCTGATCAGAAGTTGCTCGACTTCATTCAAAAAAAAGCGGACAAACTAGATACTTTTTATGACCGTATAGTGGATGGGGAAGTTTTTTTAAAACTTGACAAAAACGAAACCAATGAAAATAAAGTAGTAGAGATAAAGCTGAATATCCCTGGCCAACAACTTTTTGCGAAGGAAAAATCAGGTTCTTTTGAGGCAGCTACTGATATGGTAATAGAGGCGTTACGCAGGCAGCTGAAAAAGCATAAGGAAAAGCAAATGACTCACTAA
- the metK gene encoding methionine adenosyltransferase: MSYLFTSESVSEGHPDKIADQISDAIIDHFLAFDKDSKVACETLVTTGQVVLAGEVKSGAYVDVQTVARDVIRRIGYTKGEYMFSADSCGVLSALHEQSPDINRGVDRGKPEEQGAGDQGMMFGYATNETQNYMPLALDLSHRILRELAALRREGKDIAYLRPDAKAQVTIEYDNDHKPQRIDSIVVSTQHDDFIQPDDDSLAAQTRADEAMLEQIRKDIREVLVPRVKASLKPEIQELFKGEITYHINPTGKFVIGGPHGDAGLTGRKIIVDTYGGKGAHGGGAFSGKDPSKVDRSAAYATRHIAKNMVAAGVADQILVQVSYAIGVVEPTNIFVDTYGSAKVDLNDGEIAAKIREIFDMRPGLIEQRLKLRNPIYSESAAYGHMGRNPESVEKVFYDSTGNEVKKNVELFTWEKLDYVDKVKQAFGI, translated from the coding sequence ATGTCATATCTATTTACTTCGGAGTCCGTTTCTGAAGGCCATCCTGATAAAATTGCTGACCAGATTTCTGACGCGATAATCGATCACTTTTTAGCATTTGATAAAGATTCAAAAGTAGCCTGTGAAACTTTAGTTACTACCGGACAGGTGGTGCTTGCCGGTGAAGTGAAATCCGGAGCCTATGTAGACGTACAGACCGTAGCCCGTGACGTCATTCGCCGTATTGGCTATACAAAAGGTGAATACATGTTCTCTGCAGATAGCTGCGGGGTATTGTCAGCCCTGCACGAGCAGTCTCCTGATATCAACAGAGGGGTGGACAGAGGCAAACCTGAAGAGCAAGGTGCCGGTGACCAGGGTATGATGTTTGGATATGCTACCAACGAGACCCAGAACTACATGCCTTTGGCTCTGGATCTGTCTCATAGAATATTACGTGAGCTGGCAGCCCTTCGCAGAGAAGGAAAGGACATTGCCTATCTCCGTCCTGATGCAAAAGCACAGGTAACAATAGAATATGATAACGACCACAAACCTCAGCGAATAGACAGTATTGTGGTTTCCACACAGCACGATGACTTTATACAGCCGGACGATGACTCTCTGGCCGCTCAGACTCGCGCAGATGAAGCAATGCTTGAGCAAATACGAAAGGATATTAGAGAGGTGCTAGTACCGCGGGTAAAAGCCAGCCTAAAGCCAGAAATACAGGAGCTGTTCAAAGGTGAAATTACCTACCATATAAACCCTACTGGTAAGTTTGTGATTGGCGGACCACATGGTGACGCAGGCCTGACTGGCCGTAAGATTATCGTGGATACTTATGGGGGTAAAGGCGCTCATGGTGGTGGAGCTTTCTCGGGTAAAGATCCCAGTAAAGTAGACCGCTCAGCTGCATATGCAACCAGACACATTGCAAAAAATATGGTAGCTGCAGGAGTTGCAGATCAAATTTTGGTACAAGTGTCTTACGCTATCGGGGTTGTAGAGCCCACTAATATTTTTGTCGATACCTACGGTTCTGCCAAAGTTGACCTCAATGACGGTGAAATCGCCGCCAAAATAAGGGAGATATTTGATATGAGACCTGGTCTTATTGAACAACGCCTAAAGCTACGAAACCCTATTTACTCTGAGTCTGCTGCCTATGGACACATGGGACGTAATCCTGAGTCTGTGGAGAAGGTATTTTATGACAGTACGGGTAACGAGGTAAAGAAGAATGTAGAGCTTTTTACCTGGGAGAAGCTCGATTATGTAGATAAAGTAAAGCAGGCATTTGGTATTTAA
- a CDS encoding SAM-dependent methyltransferase: protein MKEATLEKGTVYLIPSVLAPDSAPTVIPEQIRDVVRKTDYYLVENIRTARRYISSLKTGAVIESLEFNELDKKTPDHIVKKLLKPACEGRSIGIISEAGCPGVADPGARAVEEAHRLGLNVVPLTGPSSFLLALMASGFNGQSFEFHGYLPIKAGERKKALGKLENDSRRNRKTQIFMETPYRNDKMVESILANCQASTKLCIAVNISGSDEFIYSAPITEWKKLKRSFHKQPAVFLIYAGD from the coding sequence ATGAAGGAAGCAACCCTTGAAAAAGGTACGGTTTATTTAATACCTAGTGTGCTGGCACCAGACTCGGCACCCACGGTAATTCCTGAACAAATACGAGATGTGGTCAGGAAAACGGATTACTACCTTGTAGAAAATATTCGAACAGCCCGGCGTTACATCAGCAGCCTTAAGACCGGGGCGGTCATTGAATCACTCGAATTTAACGAGCTTGATAAAAAAACGCCGGATCACATAGTAAAAAAGCTATTAAAGCCCGCCTGCGAAGGCCGCTCTATAGGTATTATTTCAGAGGCCGGATGCCCTGGAGTAGCAGACCCCGGGGCCAGAGCAGTAGAGGAGGCCCATCGTTTGGGACTAAATGTAGTACCCTTAACTGGTCCCTCCTCTTTTCTACTTGCATTGATGGCGAGCGGCTTTAACGGGCAATCTTTTGAATTTCACGGGTACCTGCCGATAAAGGCAGGGGAAAGAAAAAAAGCTCTTGGCAAGCTGGAGAACGACAGCAGAAGGAACCGGAAGACCCAGATATTTATGGAAACTCCCTATCGTAATGACAAGATGGTAGAATCCATTTTAGCGAATTGTCAGGCAAGTACAAAGCTGTGTATAGCTGTGAATATATCCGGGTCGGATGAGTTTATATACTCTGCCCCAATTACCGAATGGAAGAAATTAAAAAGATCCTTTCATAAGCAACCAGCAGTCTTTCTGATATACGCCGGTGATTAA
- a CDS encoding DUF2905 domain-containing protein produces MTEQTGKMLMVAGAVIFFAGLIFFIGSKTGGLGKLPGDIVVKKPGFSFYFPLGTSILLSIILSLLLYLYYKLRG; encoded by the coding sequence ATGACTGAGCAAACAGGGAAAATGCTGATGGTGGCCGGAGCTGTTATATTCTTTGCCGGCCTGATCTTCTTTATTGGTAGCAAAACAGGTGGCTTAGGTAAGCTACCCGGAGACATAGTCGTTAAAAAACCTGGTTTCTCCTTCTACTTTCCCTTGGGCACCAGTATCCTGCTAAGCATCATACTGTCCCTGCTTTTATATCTCTACTACAAATTAAGAGGGTGA